The Humulus lupulus chromosome 3, drHumLupu1.1, whole genome shotgun sequence genome window below encodes:
- the LOC133823404 gene encoding uncharacterized protein LOC133823404 produces MVGEPSHNNPKPLQLLQLFSFKISPSSSSTSNSSIMKLKTLVNTLVFCHVRRFLRTLSAAKSKTISIVVHTIKEAQTMQLIIHPLTKNKNKKKKSTKSIFFGSFRLHYNFCSSKYSHVLPVPAPVFDGLSQAPPASGSSHFYYDSTWNSVIPTGQYYATATADQEVYGHEGDSQLSGYLQWLEERKVHGKLSGGCAAGDHDYNLTVGDAPAVPNDDIDKLADMFIANCHAKFILEKQESARRFKEMLERSA; encoded by the coding sequence atggttGGAGAACCATCCCATAATAATCCCAAACCTCTCCAACTTCTACAACTCTTCTCATTCAAAATCTCACCTTCTTCCTCTTCAACCTCAAACTCATCCATTATGAAGCTCAAGACCCTTGTCAATACACTGGTCTTTTGTCACGTGCGACGCTTTCTCCGGACTCTCTCCGCCGCCAAATCAAAAACCATCTCCATTGTCGTCCACACCATAAAAGAAGCCCAAACGATGCAGCTGATTATTCACCCCTTAacgaagaacaagaacaagaagaagaagagcacCAAAAGCATCTTCTTTGGCTCTTTCAGGCTCCACTACAACTTCTGCTCCTCCAAATACTCCCACGTGCTTCCAGTTCCAGCGCCGGTTTTCGACGGCTTATCTCAAGCGCCGCCGGCGAGTGGCAGCAGCCATTTCTACTACGACTCCACGTGGAATTCAGTCATACCAACTGGGCAGTACTATGCTACTGCTACCGCCGATCAAGAGGTATACGGTCACGAGGGTGATTCTCAGCTCTCTGGGTACTTGCAATGGCTTGAAGAGAGGAAGGTGCATGGTAAGTTATCAGGTGGGTGCGCAGCAGGGGATCATGATTATAATCTGACGGTTGGAGATGCGCCAGCTGTACCAAACGACGACATTGATAAGTTGGCTGACATGTTCATTGCTAATTGTCATGCCAAGTTCATCTTGGAGAAACAAGAGTCAGCTAGGAGATTCAAGGAAATGTTGGAGAGAAGTGCTTAA